The DNA segment GGCTGTCACCTCAATCCGGCTGTTTCTGTCGGGCTCTGGGCAGGTGGTCGTTTTCCGGCAAACCAGCTATTGCCTTACATCGTTGCGCAGGTTTTAGGTGCGGTTGTAGCGGGCGGCGTTCTCTATCTCATCGCGACCGGTAAGGCTGGTTTTGATGTATCCGCTGGCTTTGCTTCAAATGGTTATGGTGCTCATTCGCCTGGCGGATACTCCTTACTGGCATCGTTAATTACTGAAGTAGTAATGACCATGATGTTCTTACTCATTATTCTCGGATCAACCGACCAACGTGCGCCGCAAGGTTTCGCGCCCATCGCAATTGGCTTGGGCCTAACACTGATTCACTTGATAAGCATTCCGGTGACCAATACTTCAGTAAACCCCGCCCGGAGCACGGGTGTCGCTTTGTTTGTCGGAGATTGGGCTCTTGCCCAGCTATGGCTTTTCTGGGTGGCACCAATCGTTGGCGGTCTGCTTGGAGCGGCAATTTACCGGTTTATTGGCAGCTCGGAAAATTGATTTGCCTATCGATGACGTGCAGAAAATATAAGGGTCAGCCCGGTATGTGAAAAATTTGAAG comes from the Pseudomonadota bacterium genome and includes:
- the aqpZ gene encoding aquaporin Z; protein product: MKKYGAEFLGTFWLVLGGCGSAILAAAFPNVGIGLLGVALAFGLTVLTMAFAIGHISGCHLNPAVSVGLWAGGRFPANQLLPYIVAQVLGAVVAGGVLYLIATGKAGFDVSAGFASNGYGAHSPGGYSLLASLITEVVMTMMFLLIILGSTDQRAPQGFAPIAIGLGLTLIHLISIPVTNTSVNPARSTGVALFVGDWALAQLWLFWVAPIVGGLLGAAIYRFIGSSEN